Proteins found in one Quercus robur chromosome 2, dhQueRobu3.1, whole genome shotgun sequence genomic segment:
- the LOC126714648 gene encoding uncharacterized protein LOC126714648, protein MFHFTCKTLMQNRVFNSKTSYVRYIQTMPFLSSVSNSTEKQSLTVSYLMNSCGLSLEKATSASKVVNIKYTDKPDLLLNLLNTYGFTKADIASLISKHPPLILAHPEKTIRPKMDYFASLGLRGPDLPRIICSNKFILLSSLKKQIIPTINFLRGIIHTNENLIYALKQSSLVIRCNIKKVLVPNISTLRAHGVPEKHVAGLLMMQPKSLMLRIDLFKEVVCAIKDMGFDPMRRSFILGVRSMSLISKVNWEKKKEVLRSFGWSENDFLTAFRVQPMLMICSEKKIRNVLDFLTTKGGLMSLDVARCPNLFLISMEKRMIPRCAVLQVLMSKGLVSKDIDLVWQLNHRKEDFEKKFLTPFMEEVPAVIEAYQGKMGFQGFSD, encoded by the coding sequence ATGTTTCATTTCACATGCAAAACACTGATGCAAAATAGAGTCTTCAATTCAAAAACCAGTTATGTTCGTTATATCCAGACAATGCCATTTCTCAGTTCTGTCTCAAACTCCACAGAGAAACAATCTTTGACAGTCTCTTACCTCATGAACTCATGTGGGTTGTCCTTAGAAAAAGCTACTTCAGCTTCTAAGGTTGTCAATATTAAGTACACTGATAAACCAGACTTACTTCTAAACCTTTTGAACACTTACGGGTTTACAAAAGCTGACATTGCAAGCTTGATTTCTAAACACCCACCTCTGATTTTAGCTCATCCAGAGAAAACTATAAGACCCAAGATGGACTATTTTGCGTCCTTGGGTCTTAGAGGACCTGACTTACCTAGGATTATCTGTtcaaataaattcattttattgtCTAGTTTGAAGAAACAGATAATACCCACCATTAATTTTCTTAGGGGGATTATTCATACCAATGAGAATCTTATCTATGCATTGAAGCAATCGTCCCTTGTGATTCGATGCAACATTAAGAAGGTTTTGGTGCCAAATATATCCACTCTGAGGGCTCATGGAGTACCAGAAAAACATGTTGCAGGGCTCTTGATGATGCAACCTAAGTCGCTTATGTTGAGGATTGATTTGTTCAAAGAGGTTGTATGTGCAATTAAAGATATGGGTTTTGACCCGATGAGGCGCTCCTTTATTTTGGGTGTCCGTTCAATGTCACTAATAAGCAAAGTGaattgggaaaagaaaaaggaggttCTTAGGAGCTTTGGTTGGTCTGAAAATGACTTTCTTACGGCATTTAGAGTACAGCCAATGCTAATGATTTGTTCAGAGAAGAAGATTCGGAATGTGCTTGATTTCTTGACGACTAAGGGGGGTCTGATGTCATTGGATGTTGCTAGATGCCCAAATTTATTTCTGATAAGTATGGAGAAGAGAATGATTCCCAGATGTGCTGTTCTGCAAGTTTTGATGTCTAAAGGTCTGGTTAGCAAAGATATAGATTTAGTTTGGCAATTGAATCACAGGAAGGAGGACTTTGAGAAGAAGTTTCTGACTCCATTTATGGAAGAAGTCCCTGCAGTGATTGAGGCATACCAGGGTAAGATGGGATTTCAGGGATTCAGTGATTGA
- the LOC126714649 gene encoding transcription termination factor MTERF6, chloroplastic/mitochondrial-like encodes MFHFICKTLIQNRIVNSKTSYVCYIHTMPFLSSVSNPTEKQPLTVSYLINSCGLSLEQAISASKVVNIKCTDQPDLLLKLLSTHGFKKAHIASLITKHPPLILAHPEKTIRPKIEYFESLGITGTDLPMILSSNRYILLCSLKEHIIPSVNFLRGVIHTNENLIFALKQYYAFQANIKNVMEPNVSTLRAHGVPEKHVANLLMMHPRSLKLRADLFKEVVCAIKEMGFDPMRISFVLAVRSMSVISKVTWEKKKEVLRSFGWSENDFLFAFRLQPRLMICSEKKIRNMLVFLTTKAGLMPSDVARCPYLFLMSVEKRLSPRCAVLQVLMSKGLISKDIDLVRNLNYGKRFFEKKFLTPFMEEVPAVIEAYQGKMGFQGFSD; translated from the coding sequence atgtttcatttCATATGCAAAACGCTGATACAAAATAGAATTGTAAATTCAAAAACCAGTTATGTTTGTTATATCCATACCATGCCATTTCTCAGTTCTGTTTCAAACCCCACAGAGAAACAACCTTTGACAGTCTCTTACCTCATCAACTCATGTGGGTTGTCCTTAGAACAAGCTATTTCAGCTTCTAAAGTTGTCAACATTAAATGCACAGACCAGCCAGACTTACTTCTTAAGCTTTTGAGCACTCATGGCTTTAAAAAAGCTCACATTGCAAGCTTGATTACTAAACACCCACCTCTGATTTTAGCTCATCCAGAGAAAACTATAAGACCCAAGATTGAGTATTTTGAGTCCTTGGGTATTACAGGAACTGACCTACCTATGATTCTCTCTTCAAATAGATACATTTTATTGTGTAGTCTAAAGGAACATATAATACCCTCCGTTAATTTTCTTAGGGGGGTTATTCATACCAATGAGAACCTTATTTTTGCATTGAAGCAATATTATGCGTTTCAAGCCAATATTAAGAATGTTATGGAGCCAAATGTATCCACTCTGAGGGCTCATGGAGTGCCAGAAAAACATGTTGCAAATCTCTTGATGATGCATCCTAGGTCACTTAAGTTGAGGGCTGATTTGTTCAAAGAGGTTGTTTGTGCAATTAAAGAAATGGGTTTTGACCCAATGAGAATCTCGTTTGTTTTGGCTGTCCGTTCAATGTCAGTAATAAGCAAAGTTacttgggaaaagaaaaaggaggttCTTAGGAGCTTTGGTTGGTCTGAAAATGactttctttttgcatttagattACAGCCAAGGCTAATGATTTGTTCAGAGAAGAAAATTCGGAATATGCTGGTTTTCTTGACAACTAAGGCAGGTCTGATGCCATCGGATGTTGCTAGATGCCCATATTTATTTCTGATGAGTGTGGAGAAGAGACTGAGTCCCAGATGTGCAGTTCTGCAAGTTTTGATGTCTAAAGGTCTGATCAGCAAAGATATAGATTTAGTTCGGAATTTGAATTATGGGAAGAGATTCTTTGAGAAGAAGTTTCTGACTCCATTTATGGAAGAAGTCCCTGCAGTGATTGAGGCATACCAGGGTAAGATGGGATTTCAGGGATTCAGTGATTGA
- the LOC126714652 gene encoding protoporphyrinogen oxidase 2 isoform X2, which translates to MTESEPEVRSFLDDLGLREKQQFPISQNKRYIVRNGMPVLIPANPIALIKSNFLSAKSKFQIILEPFLWKKINSSKVSDDYTQESVGGFFERHFGKEVVDYLIDPFVAGTSAGDPESLSIRHSFPDLWNLEQRFGSIIAGLLQSKISAKRVKSGETKGTLEKKKPQRGSFSFHGGMQTLTDMLCKELGKDDVKLNSKVLSLSYSCDGKSALENWSVYYASDHDKHLQRLSVDAVIMTAPLSNVKEMKITKRGTLFPLDILPEVTYMPVSVLITTFKKENVKRPLEGFGVLVPSKEQQNGLKTLGTLFSSMMFPDRAPNDLYLYTTFVGGSRNSDLAKASTDELKKIVSSDIKQLLGAEGEPTFVNHFYWSKAFPLYGRNYGSVLEAIETIEKNLPGFFYAGNHKGGLAVGKAIASGCKAADLVISYLESSSDDKLLKEGPTL; encoded by the exons ATg ACTGAGAGTGAACCGGAGGTCAGAAGTTTTCTTGATGACCTTGGACTTAGAGAAAAGCAACAATTT CCAATTTCACAGAACAAGCGGTATATTGTAAGAAATGGGATGCCAGTACTG ATACCCGCAAATCCCATTGCACTGATCAAGAGCAACTTTCTTTCTGCCAAATCAAAG TTTCAAATCATTCTTGAGCCATTTTTGTGGAAGAAAATTAACTCCTCAAAAGTTTCTGATGACTATACACAGGAAAG TGTGGGTGGGTTCTTTGAGCGTCATTTTGGGAAAGAG GTTGTTGATTATCTCATTGACCCTTTTGTTGCGGGCACAAGTGCTGGAGATCCCGAATCTCTTTCT ATCCGGCATTCTTTCCCAGATCTGTGGAATCTAGAACAAAG GTTTGGCTCCATTATAGCTGGGCTGCTTCAATCTAAGATATCTGCCAAAAGGGTAAAAAGTGGTGAAACAAAGGGTactttagaaaaaaagaaacctcAGCGTGGTTCATTTTCCTTTCATGGTGGAATGCAG ACACTAACTGATATGTTGTGTAAAGAGCTTGGCAAAGATGATGTGAAACTGAACTCAAAGGTCTTGTCACTATCTTACAGCTGTGATGGGAAGTCTGCATTAGAAAATTGGTCAGTTTATTATGCTTCTGACCATGACAAGCATTTACAACGTTTATCTGTTGATGCTGTAATCATGACG GCTCCATTAAGTAATGTCAAAGAAATGAAGATCACCAAAAGAGGAACGCTCTTTCCACTTGACATTCTTCCTGAG GTGACTTACATGCCAGTATCTGTTTTAATCACAACCTTTAAGAAGGAGAATGTCAAGAGACCACTTGAGGGATTTGGAGTTCTTGTTCCTTCTAAGGAGCAACAAAATGGTCTAAAAACCCTTG GAACACTCTTTTCTTCAATGATGTTTCCAGATCGTGCACCTAATGACCTATATCTTTATACAACCTTTGTTGGGGGAAGTCGAAACAGTGATCTAGCTAAAGCTTCTAC GGATGAGTTGAAGAAGATTGTTTCTTCTGACATCAAGCAATTGTTGGGAGCAGAGGGAGAGCCCACATTTGTAAA TCATTTCTACTGGAGTAAAGCATTTCCCTTGTATGGTCGTAACTATGGTTCAGTTCTAGAAGCAATTGAAACGATAGAGAAAAATCTTCCTGGATTCTTCTATGCAG GTAACCATAAGGGTGGACTGGCTGTTGGCAAAGCAATAGCCTCTGGGTGCAAAGCAGCTGATCTTGTGATCTCCTATTTGGAGTCTTCTTCCGATGACAAATTGCTCAAGGAAGGACCAACATTATAG
- the LOC126714652 gene encoding protoporphyrinogen oxidase, mitochondrial isoform X1, with the protein MASATKENKKNSSAKRVAVIGAGVSGLAAAYKLKSHGLNVAVFEAEGRAGGKLRSVSHDGLIWDEGANTMTESEPEVRSFLDDLGLREKQQFPISQNKRYIVRNGMPVLIPANPIALIKSNFLSAKSKFQIILEPFLWKKINSSKVSDDYTQESVGGFFERHFGKEVVDYLIDPFVAGTSAGDPESLSIRHSFPDLWNLEQRFGSIIAGLLQSKISAKRVKSGETKGTLEKKKPQRGSFSFHGGMQTLTDMLCKELGKDDVKLNSKVLSLSYSCDGKSALENWSVYYASDHDKHLQRLSVDAVIMTAPLSNVKEMKITKRGTLFPLDILPEVTYMPVSVLITTFKKENVKRPLEGFGVLVPSKEQQNGLKTLGTLFSSMMFPDRAPNDLYLYTTFVGGSRNSDLAKASTDELKKIVSSDIKQLLGAEGEPTFVNHFYWSKAFPLYGRNYGSVLEAIETIEKNLPGFFYAGNHKGGLAVGKAIASGCKAADLVISYLESSSDDKLLKEGPTL; encoded by the exons ATGGCCTCAGCTaccaaagaaaataagaagaacA gTTCTGCCAAAAGAGTAGCTGTTATTGGCGCTGGTGTTAG TGGGCTTGCTGCAGCATACAAATTGAAATCACATGGTTTGAACGTCGCAGTATTTGAAGCTGAAGGAAGAGCTGGAGGAAAGTTAAGAAGTGTTTCACATGATGGTCTAATTTGGGATGAGGGAGCGAATACAATg ACTGAGAGTGAACCGGAGGTCAGAAGTTTTCTTGATGACCTTGGACTTAGAGAAAAGCAACAATTT CCAATTTCACAGAACAAGCGGTATATTGTAAGAAATGGGATGCCAGTACTG ATACCCGCAAATCCCATTGCACTGATCAAGAGCAACTTTCTTTCTGCCAAATCAAAG TTTCAAATCATTCTTGAGCCATTTTTGTGGAAGAAAATTAACTCCTCAAAAGTTTCTGATGACTATACACAGGAAAG TGTGGGTGGGTTCTTTGAGCGTCATTTTGGGAAAGAG GTTGTTGATTATCTCATTGACCCTTTTGTTGCGGGCACAAGTGCTGGAGATCCCGAATCTCTTTCT ATCCGGCATTCTTTCCCAGATCTGTGGAATCTAGAACAAAG GTTTGGCTCCATTATAGCTGGGCTGCTTCAATCTAAGATATCTGCCAAAAGGGTAAAAAGTGGTGAAACAAAGGGTactttagaaaaaaagaaacctcAGCGTGGTTCATTTTCCTTTCATGGTGGAATGCAG ACACTAACTGATATGTTGTGTAAAGAGCTTGGCAAAGATGATGTGAAACTGAACTCAAAGGTCTTGTCACTATCTTACAGCTGTGATGGGAAGTCTGCATTAGAAAATTGGTCAGTTTATTATGCTTCTGACCATGACAAGCATTTACAACGTTTATCTGTTGATGCTGTAATCATGACG GCTCCATTAAGTAATGTCAAAGAAATGAAGATCACCAAAAGAGGAACGCTCTTTCCACTTGACATTCTTCCTGAG GTGACTTACATGCCAGTATCTGTTTTAATCACAACCTTTAAGAAGGAGAATGTCAAGAGACCACTTGAGGGATTTGGAGTTCTTGTTCCTTCTAAGGAGCAACAAAATGGTCTAAAAACCCTTG GAACACTCTTTTCTTCAATGATGTTTCCAGATCGTGCACCTAATGACCTATATCTTTATACAACCTTTGTTGGGGGAAGTCGAAACAGTGATCTAGCTAAAGCTTCTAC GGATGAGTTGAAGAAGATTGTTTCTTCTGACATCAAGCAATTGTTGGGAGCAGAGGGAGAGCCCACATTTGTAAA TCATTTCTACTGGAGTAAAGCATTTCCCTTGTATGGTCGTAACTATGGTTCAGTTCTAGAAGCAATTGAAACGATAGAGAAAAATCTTCCTGGATTCTTCTATGCAG GTAACCATAAGGGTGGACTGGCTGTTGGCAAAGCAATAGCCTCTGGGTGCAAAGCAGCTGATCTTGTGATCTCCTATTTGGAGTCTTCTTCCGATGACAAATTGCTCAAGGAAGGACCAACATTATAG